A window of the Corynebacterium minutissimum genome harbors these coding sequences:
- a CDS encoding penicillin-binding transpeptidase domain-containing protein encodes MKRLVALLGAASIAASSVVACTPKPVSAEPVAEQFLEDMETRNNEELVALIDDPSTATSTLDATFAGLQAEGLDVELTGVEQEDARATAHYSVTWTLPRDRTLRYDTSMALTRKDKEWTVRWQPSIVHPDLGAHQHLELRSIAPKRAGVVSSDGVELMSPGLQYRLVVDTDAAGDVRPVAAKISSALSQAHRDDDSIPEIDAGELSKKLEGVDGSYSVAMLTDAQVDRVRSALENQKGIRFNEEPALITRDTGLAPDILSRVRSLVSEEVNGTNGWSVSVVNEHGAALSDVEYHEPEAAPSIKVSLDYDVQRAAQEAVNLRSEYEAMIVAMRPSTGEILAVAQTPEADKKGDIALQGQFPPGSVFKIITAAAGVDKHGLNPDSIVPCPGTMDLYGRVVTNYNGFSLGSVPLRQAFAQSCNTTFAEISTNMDEGELQKVGKQYGLGIDYEIPGLSTMTGSIPEGETPLDRTEAGYGQGLDLASPFGMALVSSTVAAGKTPTPTLIESHKTKASEQVEPPNPETINQVRDMMRQVVVGGTAAGMQAGGTIYGKTGEAEINEGSHAWFTGYRDDDIAFATLVVLGGGSTISVNITDNFLQRLDEYRAEGHGDVPVAGEQQPPL; translated from the coding sequence ATGAAGAGGTTGGTGGCGCTGCTGGGCGCAGCAAGTATCGCGGCGTCCTCAGTGGTTGCCTGCACCCCGAAGCCGGTCTCGGCGGAGCCTGTGGCCGAGCAGTTCCTCGAGGACATGGAGACCCGCAACAACGAGGAACTCGTCGCGCTTATCGACGATCCCTCGACCGCCACCTCAACCCTCGATGCCACCTTCGCTGGCCTCCAAGCAGAGGGGCTCGACGTGGAGCTGACTGGCGTGGAACAAGAGGACGCCCGCGCCACCGCTCATTATTCCGTGACATGGACCCTGCCGCGTGACCGTACTTTGCGCTATGACACGTCCATGGCCTTGACCCGCAAGGATAAAGAATGGACGGTGCGCTGGCAGCCCAGCATTGTGCATCCCGATTTGGGTGCTCACCAGCACCTTGAGCTGCGCTCTATTGCCCCGAAGCGGGCAGGCGTGGTCTCCTCCGACGGTGTGGAACTCATGTCTCCGGGACTGCAGTACCGCTTGGTTGTCGACACTGATGCGGCGGGTGATGTGCGCCCAGTCGCGGCCAAGATCTCGAGTGCTTTGAGCCAAGCCCACCGTGATGATGATTCGATTCCCGAAATCGATGCAGGTGAGCTCAGCAAAAAGCTGGAAGGGGTCGACGGTTCCTACTCCGTTGCCATGCTCACTGATGCCCAAGTAGACCGCGTGCGTTCGGCGTTGGAGAACCAAAAGGGCATTCGCTTCAATGAAGAGCCGGCACTCATAACCCGCGATACTGGTCTCGCACCAGACATTCTCTCCCGTGTCCGTTCCTTGGTCTCCGAGGAGGTCAATGGCACCAACGGGTGGTCCGTTTCCGTGGTCAATGAACATGGCGCAGCGCTGTCTGATGTCGAGTATCACGAACCCGAAGCTGCCCCGTCTATCAAGGTATCGCTGGACTATGACGTGCAGCGCGCGGCCCAGGAAGCAGTAAACCTACGCTCCGAGTATGAAGCGATGATTGTGGCCATGCGTCCCTCGACCGGCGAGATTCTCGCTGTGGCCCAGACACCTGAAGCCGACAAGAAGGGCGATATTGCCCTGCAGGGCCAGTTCCCCCCAGGCTCGGTGTTTAAGATCATTACGGCCGCGGCGGGCGTCGATAAGCACGGCCTCAACCCCGACTCCATCGTGCCGTGTCCCGGAACCATGGACCTGTACGGGCGCGTTGTGACGAACTACAACGGTTTCTCGCTGGGGTCGGTGCCGCTGCGCCAAGCCTTTGCTCAATCGTGCAACACTACCTTCGCCGAAATCTCAACGAATATGGATGAGGGCGAGCTGCAGAAGGTTGGCAAGCAGTATGGTCTGGGCATCGACTATGAGATTCCTGGCCTGTCAACAATGACGGGTTCCATTCCGGAAGGGGAGACGCCTCTAGACCGTACCGAGGCGGGTTATGGCCAGGGCCTTGACCTTGCTTCTCCTTTTGGCATGGCGCTCGTGTCCTCTACCGTCGCGGCGGGCAAGACGCCCACACCAACACTTATTGAGTCTCACAAGACAAAGGCCTCTGAACAGGTCGAACCGCCCAATCCAGAAACGATTAACCAAGTACGCGACATGATGCGCCAAGTGGTCGTGGGCGGTACAGCTGCGGGTATGCAAGCCGGGGGCACTATCTACGGCAAGACCGGTGAGGCGGAAATCAACGAAGGATCGCATGCATGGTTTACCGGATATCGTGATGATGACATCGCGTTCGCCACGCTCGTTGTGCTGGGCGGAGGTTCGACAATCTCGGTCAACATCACGGATAATTTCCTCCAGCGTCTTGATGAGTATCGCGCTGAAGGCCACGGCGACGTACCCGTGGCCGGGGAACAGCAGCCGCCTTTGTGA
- the mqo gene encoding malate dehydrogenase (quinone) produces MSSDKKTAQVVDEVEVALIGAGIMSATLGAMLRELEPSWTQMVFERLDGPALESSSPWNNAGTGHSALCELNYTPEKNGRIDVSKAMNINEKFQISRQFWSHQLNNGILTDPRAFINQVPHVSFAQGSIQVDYLKRRFDALKDNHMFPNMQFSDDDATFQENLPLMSEGRDFNAQKVAISWTDAGTDVNFGALAKQFFTAAKAAGTEIRYGHEVVDIKRDGSKWRVTAKNLHTGDYEAVHAKFVFVGAGGYALDLLRKAGVREVSGFAGFPVSGLWLRSKNPELVEQHNAKVYGKAAVGAPPMSVPHLDTRVIDGEKGLLFGPYGGWSPKFLKKGSYLDLFKSIRPDNLTSYLGVAAQEFGLTKYLVSEVLKDFDKRVETLKEYVPNADPNDWETVVAGQRVQVIKPAGAPQFGSLEFGTTLINNPEGNIAGLLGASPGASITPAVMVELLERCFGEHMIQWGDKIQEMIPSYGVKLSKDKKLYNEMWEYTQKTLQLEQN; encoded by the coding sequence GTGTCCTCCGACAAGAAGACAGCACAAGTAGTAGACGAGGTTGAGGTTGCCCTCATCGGTGCGGGTATTATGAGCGCCACCCTCGGTGCCATGCTCCGTGAACTTGAGCCGAGCTGGACCCAGATGGTCTTTGAGCGCCTCGATGGTCCCGCGCTTGAGTCGTCCTCCCCGTGGAACAACGCCGGTACCGGTCACTCTGCACTGTGCGAGTTGAATTACACCCCGGAGAAAAACGGCCGCATTGACGTTTCCAAGGCTATGAACATTAACGAGAAGTTCCAGATTTCTCGCCAGTTCTGGTCTCACCAGCTCAACAACGGCATTCTTACGGACCCACGTGCGTTCATCAACCAGGTTCCGCATGTGTCCTTTGCGCAGGGTTCCATTCAGGTGGATTACCTCAAGCGCCGCTTCGATGCGCTCAAGGACAACCACATGTTCCCGAACATGCAGTTTAGTGACGATGATGCCACCTTCCAGGAGAATCTTCCGCTCATGTCTGAGGGCCGTGACTTCAATGCACAGAAGGTGGCTATTTCGTGGACCGATGCTGGTACCGACGTCAACTTTGGCGCACTTGCTAAGCAGTTCTTTACCGCAGCGAAGGCCGCTGGTACTGAGATCCGCTACGGCCACGAGGTGGTTGACATCAAGCGTGATGGCTCCAAGTGGCGCGTGACGGCCAAGAACCTGCACACCGGTGACTATGAGGCTGTGCACGCCAAGTTCGTCTTCGTGGGCGCTGGTGGTTACGCTCTGGACCTTCTGCGCAAGGCAGGCGTGCGTGAGGTCTCCGGCTTCGCTGGTTTCCCGGTGTCTGGTCTGTGGCTGCGCTCCAAGAACCCGGAATTGGTGGAGCAGCACAACGCCAAGGTATACGGCAAGGCGGCTGTCGGCGCTCCGCCGATGTCCGTGCCGCACCTGGACACCCGTGTTATCGACGGTGAAAAGGGCCTTCTGTTCGGCCCGTATGGCGGCTGGTCCCCGAAGTTCCTCAAGAAGGGCTCTTACCTGGACCTGTTCAAGTCCATCCGTCCTGACAATCTGACCTCCTACCTGGGTGTTGCTGCCCAGGAGTTCGGTTTGACAAAGTACCTCGTGTCGGAGGTTCTCAAGGACTTCGACAAGCGCGTCGAAACCCTCAAGGAATACGTCCCGAATGCCGATCCGAACGATTGGGAGACCGTCGTTGCCGGCCAGCGCGTTCAGGTCATTAAGCCTGCCGGTGCACCGCAGTTCGGCTCCCTCGAGTTCGGTACTACCCTTATCAACAACCCAGAGGGCAATATCGCCGGTCTGCTCGGTGCTTCCCCGGGCGCGTCGATCACGCCGGCCGTGATGGTCGAGCTGCTCGAGCGCTGCTTCGGCGAGCACATGATCCAGTGGGGCGACAAGATTCAGGAAATGATCCCGTCCTACGGCGTCAAGCTCTCCAAGGACAAGAAGCTCTACAACGAGATGTGGGAGTATACCCAGAAGACCCTGCAGCTTGAGCAGAACTAG
- the map gene encoding type I methionyl aminopeptidase, protein MTTRAKLKQEKDTPIRTVPKDIERPEYVWKDTVQEAQGEPFIQTPEVIEAMREASRIAANALQEAGKAVAPGVTTDEVDRVAHEYMCDHGAYPSTLGYLGFPKSCCVSLNEIVCHGIPDTTVIEDGDIVNIDVTAYKNGVHGDTNATFLAGNVSEEHKLLVERTKEAMMRGIKVAKAGREINVIGRVIESYAKRFGYNVVTDFTGHGVGPTFHNGLVVLHYDSMTYRDILEPGMTLTIEPMINLGSLDYEIWDNGWTVQNTDGKFTAQFEHTIVITEDGNEILTLPGELD, encoded by the coding sequence ATGACTACGCGCGCGAAGCTGAAGCAAGAAAAAGACACTCCTATCCGTACAGTTCCGAAGGACATTGAGCGTCCTGAGTACGTGTGGAAGGACACCGTACAGGAGGCTCAAGGCGAGCCCTTCATTCAGACCCCGGAGGTCATCGAAGCAATGCGCGAGGCATCTCGCATTGCTGCCAACGCCCTCCAAGAAGCTGGCAAGGCCGTAGCACCTGGTGTTACTACGGATGAGGTGGACCGCGTGGCTCACGAGTACATGTGTGACCACGGTGCTTACCCCTCCACGCTGGGCTACCTGGGTTTCCCGAAGTCGTGCTGTGTGTCCCTCAACGAGATTGTCTGCCACGGTATCCCGGATACGACGGTGATTGAGGACGGCGACATTGTCAATATTGACGTCACCGCTTACAAGAACGGTGTCCATGGTGATACGAACGCCACCTTCTTGGCCGGCAACGTTTCTGAGGAGCACAAGCTGCTGGTGGAGCGTACCAAGGAAGCCATGATGCGCGGCATCAAGGTGGCGAAGGCTGGCCGTGAGATTAATGTTATTGGCCGCGTCATCGAGTCTTATGCCAAGCGCTTTGGCTACAACGTGGTGACGGACTTTACTGGCCACGGTGTGGGCCCAACCTTCCACAATGGACTCGTCGTCCTGCACTACGACTCCATGACCTACCGCGACATCCTGGAGCCGGGCATGACCTTGACCATTGAGCCGATGATTAACCTTGGCTCCCTTGACTATGAAATCTGGGATAACGGCTGGACCGTACAAAACACCGATGGCAAGTTCACGGCACAGTTCGAGCACACCATCGTCATCACTGAGGACGGCAACGAGATCCTCACCCTGCCGGGTGAGCTTGACTAG
- the mtr gene encoding mycothione reductase codes for MTSAQHFDLVIIGTGSGNSIPSPEFDDKSIAIIEKGTFGGTCLNVGCIPTKMYVYAADVALAARESERLGVSAHVDSVDWDAIVSRVFHKRIDQIAQGGEAYRRGEETPNITVFDQHARFIGPKTLRCGEDTITGDQIVIATGSRPVLPEPYASADAPVHTNEDIMRLKKQPKSLIVVGGGYIAMEFAHVFDGLGTKVTVVNRSEKLLRFLDEDLSTRFNDIARKRFDVHIGTGTALESTDTGVRLTLDDGTVLEAEAILVATGRQPNGDQMDLAEGGIDMHEDGRIKVDDFGRTTCEGVWALGDVSSPYMLKHVANAEQRAVQHNLLHPEDLRPMPHEHVPSAIFTHPQIATVGLTEAQARDTGFDIAVKVQNFGDVAYGWAMEDSTGVCKLVADRATGKLLGAHLMGPQASTLIQQLITAMAYDIDLRDFARSQYWIHPALPEVVENAVLGLEW; via the coding sequence ATGACTTCCGCACAACACTTCGACCTCGTCATCATCGGTACCGGATCGGGAAATTCCATCCCTTCTCCAGAGTTTGATGACAAGAGCATTGCCATCATCGAGAAGGGAACCTTCGGCGGTACCTGCCTCAACGTCGGGTGCATTCCCACCAAAATGTACGTGTACGCCGCCGACGTGGCTCTCGCCGCACGTGAAAGCGAGCGCCTCGGGGTCAGCGCGCATGTGGACTCCGTGGATTGGGACGCTATTGTCTCCCGCGTCTTCCATAAACGCATCGACCAGATTGCCCAAGGCGGCGAGGCCTACCGCCGTGGCGAGGAGACGCCGAACATTACGGTCTTTGACCAACACGCTCGGTTTATTGGCCCGAAGACGCTGCGCTGCGGTGAGGACACTATTACTGGCGATCAGATTGTCATTGCCACCGGATCACGTCCAGTACTCCCCGAGCCATATGCCAGCGCCGATGCCCCTGTCCACACCAACGAAGACATTATGCGCCTGAAGAAGCAGCCGAAGAGCCTCATCGTCGTCGGCGGCGGGTATATCGCCATGGAGTTTGCCCACGTCTTTGATGGCTTGGGCACCAAGGTCACCGTGGTCAATCGTTCTGAGAAGCTCCTACGCTTCCTCGATGAGGATCTGAGCACGCGTTTCAATGACATCGCCCGTAAGCGTTTCGACGTCCACATCGGCACCGGCACCGCTCTCGAATCCACAGACACCGGCGTGCGCCTCACGCTTGATGACGGCACCGTTTTAGAGGCAGAGGCAATTCTCGTCGCCACCGGACGACAGCCCAATGGCGACCAAATGGATCTGGCCGAAGGCGGCATCGACATGCATGAGGATGGGCGCATCAAGGTCGATGACTTCGGACGCACCACGTGCGAGGGCGTGTGGGCGTTGGGTGATGTTTCCTCGCCCTACATGCTCAAGCATGTGGCTAACGCTGAACAGCGCGCAGTGCAGCACAATCTCCTCCATCCGGAAGACTTACGGCCCATGCCGCACGAGCACGTTCCCTCCGCTATCTTTACCCATCCTCAGATAGCCACTGTCGGCCTTACTGAGGCCCAGGCGCGCGACACGGGCTTTGACATCGCCGTCAAGGTTCAGAACTTCGGAGATGTCGCTTATGGCTGGGCCATGGAGGATTCCACGGGCGTGTGCAAGCTCGTGGCTGACCGGGCAACCGGAAAGCTTCTCGGAGCGCACCTCATGGGACCCCAGGCTTCCACGCTGATCCAGCAACTCATCACCGCAATGGCCTACGACATCGATCTGCGCGACTTTGCACGTTCGCAATATTGGATCCATCCGGCTCTACCAGAAGTCGTGGAAAATGCTGTATTAGGTCTGGAATGGTAA
- a CDS encoding alpha/beta hydrolase translates to MTINNRAWTDDILGPDFQSTPLELGVDPDGEGDVRATLVRYCPGDEESAAHDDRPAIVWVHGMTDYFFHTHVAEYFYELGYAFYAVDLRKCGRSRQEGQAWHYISDLRYYDADLNAALDSLPNPSVVILGHSTAGTIVALWLDRLRRTDSARFARIAGVILNSPWLAMMGISDTAYEAAKHVVYAGARIAPRLAIPGGDLTAYGESVHASHHGDWDYDLALKPLGGHEKYLGWLAAVFRGFDAIHSGHVNIGVPLLTMTSHRSELGKEYSESSNTADTVVDTRQSQRWAKELSPHYSLHVVRNGRHDLFLSQPEPLDDALSTSAEWLRTVVPAE, encoded by the coding sequence ATGACTATTAATAATCGCGCATGGACCGACGACATACTTGGACCGGATTTCCAATCCACCCCACTTGAGCTCGGCGTTGACCCCGATGGTGAGGGGGACGTGCGCGCTACGCTGGTGCGCTACTGCCCCGGCGACGAGGAATCTGCCGCTCACGATGATCGCCCAGCCATCGTGTGGGTCCACGGCATGACGGATTATTTCTTTCACACCCACGTCGCCGAATACTTCTATGAGCTGGGCTATGCCTTTTATGCCGTGGATCTGCGCAAGTGCGGACGCTCCCGGCAGGAAGGCCAAGCCTGGCATTACATTAGCGACCTCCGGTATTACGACGCCGACCTGAACGCAGCGCTCGATTCCCTCCCCAACCCCTCCGTGGTCATTTTGGGACACTCAACAGCAGGCACGATTGTTGCCTTGTGGCTCGACCGACTGCGCCGTACCGACTCCGCGCGGTTCGCGCGAATTGCGGGCGTTATTCTTAACAGCCCTTGGTTGGCCATGATGGGAATTTCGGATACTGCCTATGAAGCTGCCAAGCACGTGGTTTACGCTGGCGCGAGAATTGCTCCGCGATTAGCCATTCCCGGCGGCGACCTCACTGCGTATGGCGAATCGGTACATGCGAGCCACCATGGCGACTGGGATTATGACCTGGCGCTGAAGCCCCTAGGTGGGCACGAGAAATACCTCGGCTGGCTGGCAGCCGTCTTCCGCGGTTTCGACGCTATCCACTCCGGCCACGTCAACATTGGCGTGCCGCTGCTGACGATGACCTCTCACAGGTCGGAATTGGGCAAGGAGTATTCGGAATCGTCGAATACGGCAGACACGGTCGTCGATACGCGCCAGAGCCAGCGCTGGGCCAAGGAACTGAGTCCTCACTACTCCCTCCACGTGGTCCGCAATGGCCGTCACGACCTTTTCCTCTCCCAGCCCGAGCCGCTTGACGACGCCCTCTCCACCTCCGCCGAGTGGCTGCGCACTGTCGTGCCGGCTGAGTAG
- the ispG gene encoding flavodoxin-dependent (E)-4-hydroxy-3-methylbut-2-enyl-diphosphate synthase, with protein MSTPIGLGIPDGPPPTLAPRRKTRQLMVGQVGVGSEHPISVQSMTTTKTHDVNATLQQIAQLTASGCDIVRVACPKTVDAEALPAIAKKSPIPVIADIHFQPKYIFAAIDAGCAAVRVNPGNIKEFDGRVKEVAKAAGDAGIPIRIGVNAGSLDKRIMDKYGKATPEALVESALWEASLFEEHGYGDIAISVKHNDPVIMVEAYRQLAAQCDYPLHLGVTEAGPAFQGTIKSSVAFGALLAEGIGDTIRVSLSADPVEEIKVGDQILQSLNLRPRKLEIVSCPSCGRAQVDVYKLANEVTEGLDGMEFPLRVAVMGCVVNGPGEARDADLGVASGNGKGQIFVKGEVIKTVPESKIVETLIEEAMRLAEEQGLEAVEGAKAEVRVTQ; from the coding sequence ATGTCGACCCCCATCGGTCTTGGAATCCCTGACGGCCCACCTCCCACCTTGGCGCCGCGCCGTAAGACGCGCCAGCTGATGGTCGGCCAGGTAGGCGTGGGCTCAGAGCACCCCATCTCGGTGCAGTCGATGACGACGACGAAGACGCACGACGTCAACGCCACCCTGCAGCAGATCGCGCAGCTTACCGCTAGCGGCTGTGACATTGTTCGCGTGGCCTGCCCGAAGACGGTAGATGCTGAGGCCCTGCCGGCGATTGCGAAGAAGTCTCCTATCCCGGTTATTGCCGATATCCACTTCCAGCCCAAGTACATCTTTGCTGCGATTGACGCCGGATGTGCAGCGGTTCGCGTCAATCCGGGCAACATCAAGGAATTTGATGGCCGCGTCAAGGAAGTAGCCAAGGCTGCCGGTGACGCGGGAATCCCGATCCGCATCGGCGTCAATGCTGGTTCGCTGGACAAGCGCATCATGGACAAGTACGGCAAGGCTACCCCGGAAGCACTCGTAGAGTCTGCGCTGTGGGAGGCGAGCCTTTTCGAGGAGCACGGCTACGGTGACATTGCCATCTCCGTTAAGCACAATGATCCAGTCATCATGGTGGAGGCCTACCGTCAGCTGGCTGCTCAGTGCGACTATCCGCTGCACCTCGGAGTCACTGAGGCGGGCCCGGCCTTCCAGGGCACCATCAAGTCCTCCGTTGCTTTCGGTGCTTTGTTGGCGGAAGGCATCGGTGACACTATCCGCGTATCCCTGTCCGCTGACCCGGTCGAGGAGATCAAGGTCGGCGACCAAATTCTGCAGTCACTTAACCTGCGCCCACGCAAACTGGAGATTGTTTCCTGCCCGTCGTGTGGCCGTGCCCAGGTAGACGTGTACAAGCTGGCCAACGAGGTCACTGAGGGCCTTGACGGTATGGAGTTCCCGCTGCGCGTGGCCGTCATGGGCTGCGTGGTGAACGGACCGGGTGAGGCGCGCGACGCTGATCTCGGTGTGGCGTCCGGCAACGGTAAGGGGCAGATCTTCGTCAAGGGCGAGGTCATCAAAACTGTGCCCGAGTCCAAGATCGTGGAAACCCTCATTGAGGAAGCGATGCGCCTCGCGGAGGAGCAGGGCCTTGAAGCCGTCGAGGGCGCCAAGGCTGAGGTTCGCGTCACTCAGTAG